A genomic region of Fusarium falciforme chromosome 4, complete sequence contains the following coding sequences:
- a CDS encoding PRK domain-containing protein produces the protein MTVDKESFPGNASTLDRLVAKVIAKFQSCPSDKRGLISISGVPGSGKSTLARAVADRVQESMPKASSAIMVPMDGYHLYRSQLAAMPNFAEAIHRRGAAFTFDADRFYKLVQALAEPITSSTPTIYAPSFDHAVKDPVENDIAIPVDARVIIFEGLYLSLDREPWSSAAGLMDELWFLDVDYFVLYLLPKYRMLSL, from the exons ATGACGGTAGACAAGGAGTCATTCCCTGGCAATGCTTCTACTCTTGACCGTTTGGTCGCCAAGGTTATTG CGAAATTCCAATCATGCCCCAGCGACAAGCGCGGCTTGATCTCGATCTCGGGTGTTCCAGGATCTGGCAAGTCAACATTGGCTAGAGCTGTCGCAGATCGCGTCCAGGAGTCGATGCCGAAAGCCAGCTCAGCTATCATGGTTCCTATGGATGGCTATCATCTGTATAGATCCCAATTAGCCGCCATGCCTAATTTTGCTGAGGCAATTCATCGCCGGGGGGCCGCATTCACCTTCGACGCCGATCGATTCTATAAGCTTGTTCAAGCTCTTGCTGAGCCAATCACGTCTTCAACGCCAACCATCTACGCGCCCAGCTTCGACCACGCAGTCAAAGACCCCGTGGAGAACGACATTGCTATCCCTGTGGATGCCCGTGTAATCATATTTGAGGGGCTTTACCTCAGTCTTGATCGGGAGCCATGGAGTTCGGCAGCCGGATTGATGGATGAACTCTGGTTCTTGGACGTCGATT ACTTCGTTTTGTATCTTCTTCCCAAGTATCGCATGCTGTCGCTGTAG